The Caulobacter sp. FWC2 region TCGGTCACCCCCTCGGCGGCCTGACGGCCCGCGTCGAGGTCCTTGATGGTCACGGTGCCGGCGGCGATCTCGTCCCCGCCCAGCATGACCACGGCCGGCGCGCCCCGGCGGTCGGCATATTTCATCTGCGGCTTCATGCCCGAGGTCCCGAGATACACCTCGGCCGCAATGCCCGCCGCGCGTAGCTGTCCGACCACGGAGAAGTACTCAGCCATGTGCGCCTGGTCGAAGGTGATCACCACCACCGGCCCGCGCGCCACGCCGCCCGGCTCGCGTCCGGCCGCCCGCAGCGCCGCCGCCAGGCGGGTGACGCCGAACGAGAAGCCCGTCGCCGGCGTCGCCGTCCCGGTGAACCGCGCCACCAGGTCGTCATAGCGCCCGCCGCCGCCGATCGAGCCGAACGAGACCTTGTTCCCCTTCTCGTCGGTGGTGCTGAGCAGCAGCTCGGCCTCGAACACCGCGCCGGTGTAGTATTCCAGCCCCCGGACGATCGACGGATCGATGAAGGCCTGGTCGTCGGCTATCCCTAAGCTGGTCAGCGCCGCGTCGATCCGCGACAGCTCCAGCAGGCCCTCGTCGCCCTCGGCCGAGCCGCCGATCACCTTGGCGATGTTGTCCAGCGTCGCGCTCCGGCCACCGGCGCCCGCCGACACGAAGTCCAGCACCGAGTCGATCGCCTTGCCCTTGAGGCCCGCGCCCTTGGTGAAGTCGCCGCTCTCGTCCAGGCGGCCCTCGCCCAGCAGCAGGCGGACCCCGTCCACGCCAAGACGGTCCAGCTTGTCGACCGCGCGCAGCACGGCCAGCTTCTGGCCGGCGCTTTCCGCCCCCGCCGAGGTCAGCAGGCCGTTGAGCAGCTTGCGATTGTTGATCTTCAGCACCGCCGCCCCGCGCGGCAGGCCGGCCGCTTCCAGCCCCTCGACCGCCATGGCGATGATCTCGGCGTCGGCCTCCGGACGGGCCGAGCCCACCGTGTCGGCGTCGCACTGGATGAACTGGCGGAAGCGCCCCGGCCCCGGCTTCTCGTTGCGCCACACCGGCCCGAAGGCGTAGCGGCGGAACGGCTTGGGCAGGGTCTCCCAGTTCTGGGCCGCGAACCGCGCCAGCGGCGCGGTCAGGTCGTAGCGCAGCGCCATCCACTGGTCGTCGTCGTCCTGCAGCGCGAACACGCCCTCGTTGGGCCGGTCGCTGTCGGGCAGGAACTTGCCCAGGGCGTCGGCATATTCGAACGCCCCGGTGTCCAGGGCCTCGAAGCCGTAGCGCTCATAGACCGCCGACACCGCCTCCAGGATCGCCCGCTCGGCCCGCAGGTCGCGAGCGCGCTTGTCGGCGAAGCCGCGCGGGGCGCGCGCCTCGGGGCGGAAGGTTTCGGCGGTGTTCGTAGAGTCGTCGGTCATCGTCGGTCCTTAGATCTTCAAGGCTTCGACGGATGGCGCTTATGCCAAGCCCCATCCGCTAGGCGGGGCTCTGGCTGGGTCGCTCGGCTTAGAGCGCGCGGACCCGGCCGATCCCGCGAGGCGAGTTCGGATGGTGGTGGCAGCCGTGGTGGTGCGGCAGGCGGGTCATCGGGCGGGGGTGTAGCGGAGATGGGGCGGTGGGGGAAGGGGTGAGCTTCGCAGCAAGGCTTGGCCTCGGGCAAACCGCACCCGTTGCACTATCCACGCCCGCGCCATAACAATCGCAGGTCGAGGGAAAAATCCATGCCTTTCAAGAGCGAAGTCCGCGATAGCACTATCAACGCCCTTCTAGAAAAAGCGCGCGATAGAAACTATCGGCAGTATCTAGCAAAATTAAATCTCAAAAAGATCCGAGGATTTACAGACGAGCCAATATCTTTTGACTTCCCTGTGACCGCAATTATTGGACCTAATGGTGGCGGGAAGACAACCGTACTGGGATCAGCCGCGATCATCTACAAGGACATACCGCCTCGAGCGTTCTTTTCGAAAAGTGGAAAGTACGACGGCGGAATGCAAGACTGGTCAATTGAGTATGAAATAATAGACCGTGACATAGCCCCACGCGCATCTGTTCAGAGAACAGCGAGCTTCAAGAGCCTGAAGTGGAACCGCGATGCGATGCGGCGCCCAACATTACTGTTTGGCGTTTCGAGGACTGTTCCAGCTAGTGAGAGAAAGGAACTTCTTAGCTGTACATCGCGAAAGTTTTCAGTTCCCGACAGCCGCATAGTGTCTTTCTCCGCAGAGATTAATGAAGCTGTATCTAGGATTCTTGGAAAAGACGTATCCGGATTCAAAGAAATCCAGGTACACGCCACCGGCGCGGTAACGTTACTCACCGGAAAAACGTCCCTAGGGGTTGGTTATTCTGAGTTCCACTTCGGCGCTGGCGAATCCAGCATCATCAGAATGGTTGCTGCTATTGAAAGCGCGCCCGATCAAGCCCTAGT contains the following coding sequences:
- the hisS gene encoding histidine--tRNA ligase, which codes for MTDDSTNTAETFRPEARAPRGFADKRARDLRAERAILEAVSAVYERYGFEALDTGAFEYADALGKFLPDSDRPNEGVFALQDDDDQWMALRYDLTAPLARFAAQNWETLPKPFRRYAFGPVWRNEKPGPGRFRQFIQCDADTVGSARPEADAEIIAMAVEGLEAAGLPRGAAVLKINNRKLLNGLLTSAGAESAGQKLAVLRAVDKLDRLGVDGVRLLLGEGRLDESGDFTKGAGLKGKAIDSVLDFVSAGAGGRSATLDNIAKVIGGSAEGDEGLLELSRIDAALTSLGIADDQAFIDPSIVRGLEYYTGAVFEAELLLSTTDEKGNKVSFGSIGGGGRYDDLVARFTGTATPATGFSFGVTRLAAALRAAGREPGGVARGPVVVITFDQAHMAEYFSVVGQLRAAGIAAEVYLGTSGMKPQMKYADRRGAPAVVMLGGDEIAAGTVTIKDLDAGRQAAEGVTDNAAWKAERPGQQTIPRGELVAAVRKIIEG